Genomic segment of Halogeometricum sp. S3BR5-2:
AATTTATGTTTTCCACGACCTCAGCGATCCGCTTGGTTTCCATATTCCGTCTTGTGGTATGCTGGTTTTATATATCTACATAGTGGTGGTCGCCTATCATTTATAACGAAACAGAGCAATTTCTGATACGGAAATGAGCTTGAATATCCCACTTCCTGCGGGTCTCGGGGACTATGCTTGGCTCGAAACTCTTGTTCAACGTGAAGAAATTGATCAAACGATTCCTCTCTATATCGAAGCTGATGACGGGATTGAGGTCGTCGCTGTTTCCCTTCTCTGTGAAGATGATCTTCGGATGATCTACCGGGCACCTAATGGCTGGCAATTGCTCACAGAATATGAGTTGTCCGAGGACCCGATTATTCACGTAGACGACCTCCTTGATGCTGTCGTTGCATTTGTGGGAACAGACGCGAGAGTTGTTCAAAAACTCGCTCAGGAACTCGGTGAGAAGTTAGAGGAGCATTGGAAGATGGGATTTGTTCCGTATAGTCAATCTGGGAAGGGGGACAAATTTGAGGAACTTAGACAGGACTGCAATTGCTCAGGGATTGACGACCCGTCAATTGAGCGTGTTCCGGGAATGTCCGAAATCGAGGAATCAGCAGAATTTCGCTGCCATAACTGTATGAGCTTATATGGTATCGAGTATCAGGGTCGTAGAATCGATCTTGATGAGGTGTTCAGTGCTGAGTGGCTCTTCACGAATTCGACTCCGGATGACATCGTGGAGATCGGTGCCGAAGATTCATTTCTCGTATATTCTGATGGTCGACCAATAGACAAAACAGAACGAGTCATCGGCGCGATGACTAGCTATGGTGGTGACACGAGTTCTTCTTTTGCCCGATATATCCCTGAGAACCACCAGGGATTGCTCTATATTCGAGATGACGACGCGGCTGGATACGTCACTTGGGAAGAGCTGGATGGAATACAGGTTCTTCGACAGCTGTATGTCCGGGATCATTACCGGCGCCGGGGGATTGCTGAGGAATTGATTCAGACTTGGTGCCAGGAGTACTGCGAGGATGGTGTCTACTACATCGACGAACCGAACGACAAGAGCCGATCTCTGTTTTCAAAACTGGGTCATATTGACGGTGACGGTGAGTACGAAGCGATCGAACTATACCCGATTCGCGGAGTCGGAAATAGTCTCGACGGTAGCCAGACTCTCCCTCAATAGTTCATCCACGCTCTCATCAACTCAATCAGCCAGGTCTCGAATTCCCTCTACCACACTCTTTCCTTGCCAACCCACGATCTGATCTGCGTGGTCTTCAACGAAATTGGGCATCTGCTCGTTTCCGCGCGGTGTAACACCCAGAATAGGCTTGCTCTCGATTTCAGCTAAAATAGTTTCTTTCTTGATCCATTTGCTGTGTGCTACGTACATTCCCCCGAGTATTATTACGACCGTAGCTGGCTTGATCTGGTCTTCCCGGAGCGCCTGTTCCAGCTCCTCTTCGGTGTCAGCATCGATCTCATCCACCTTCGGTACTGAGTAGTTCCGGAAACTGAAATTCGGGTAGTCGCGAAGTAGTTCTACCATCCGATTGTACTCGTCGCTGTACTCCCAAGAGTGCGAGATGAACAGTCGGTATTCGCTCCGACGGTTGCTTGAAGATCTGCTGTTGAAGCTCATAACTATATGCGAATTGTTGACGGCTTACCCGTTTAGTACTATGGTCCTCTCTGATGCGGAATCCAAATCTGCCGATATTCCAGGGGGAAGAACTTATACTATTTAAAAACGGATTGTTCATACGGTTATGAGCCAAGACACCTCCTCCCCATTGAAAACCACCTGGGAGGCTGCGTTTGATGATATTCGTGGCAGTCCAAACCCCGAATCAGCTGTTCGATTCGTTCTGAAGTCAGCTGTTAACGATCTACCTACCGGATTCTATCGCGATGATGGAGACCGCCTACTGCCGACCTACAAAGGGAACGATCTCGGAAAGGAGTTCACCGTTCGAGAACTCGGCCCCGTTTATACAGTAACGCAATCTGGGGATAACAGTCTCCCTGAGCTCAGTTCCTCTCAACCATCGCTCTTCGAGCCGAATGACCAACAGTCGGGCCTTGTCCCGACCGACAATTCCCTGAGCCGCAGTTCTACCGACACTCAGAAC
This window contains:
- a CDS encoding GNAT family N-acetyltransferase is translated as MSLNIPLPAGLGDYAWLETLVQREEIDQTIPLYIEADDGIEVVAVSLLCEDDLRMIYRAPNGWQLLTEYELSEDPIIHVDDLLDAVVAFVGTDARVVQKLAQELGEKLEEHWKMGFVPYSQSGKGDKFEELRQDCNCSGIDDPSIERVPGMSEIEESAEFRCHNCMSLYGIEYQGRRIDLDEVFSAEWLFTNSTPDDIVEIGAEDSFLVYSDGRPIDKTERVIGAMTSYGGDTSSSFARYIPENHQGLLYIRDDDAAGYVTWEELDGIQVLRQLYVRDHYRRRGIAEELIQTWCQEYCEDGVYYIDEPNDKSRSLFSKLGHIDGDGEYEAIELYPIRGVGNSLDGSQTLPQ
- a CDS encoding TIR domain-containing protein yields the protein MSFNSRSSSNRRSEYRLFISHSWEYSDEYNRMVELLRDYPNFSFRNYSVPKVDEIDADTEEELEQALREDQIKPATVVIILGGMYVAHSKWIKKETILAEIESKPILGVTPRGNEQMPNFVEDHADQIVGWQGKSVVEGIRDLAD